The Daucus carota subsp. sativus chromosome 2, DH1 v3.0, whole genome shotgun sequence genome includes a window with the following:
- the LOC108209550 gene encoding iron-sulfur cluster assembly SufBD family protein ABCI8, chloroplastic, translating into MSSLLANGISHFPHTESPCFTKGFLPDLIKIKSSKPRTHNSRIFKIRADVDYKPQTLDSDALKGNSDTDQLHKFLKRDYKWGFSEEIDSFSIPKGLSEETIRLISSRKNEPDWMLEFRLKSYQKFCKMTEPSWSDNTYPKIDFQDLCYYSEPKKKPTLNSLDEADPELVKYFEKLGVPLNEQNRLANVAVDAVLDSVSIATTHRKTLEKAGVIFCSISEAIKEYPDLVRKYLGKVVPPEDNFYAALNSAVFSDGSFVYIPKGVRSPMQISTYFRINAMETGQFERTLIVAEDRGFVEYLEGCTAPSYDTNQLHAAVVELYCHEDAEIKYSTVQNWYAGDEDGKGGIFNFVTKRGICAGNGSKISWTQVETGSAITWKYPSVVLEGDNSVGEFYSVALTNNYQQADTGTKMIHKGKNTRSRIISKGISAGHSRNCYRGLVQVQSKADNARNSSQCDSMLIGNNAAANTYPYIQGKNPTARIEHEASTSKIGEDQLFYFQQRGIDYEKAMAAMISGFCKDVFNELPDEFGAEVNQLMSLKLEGSVG; encoded by the exons ATGTCTTCTCTTCTAGCTAATGGGATTTCCCATTTTCCCCACACAGAATCACCTTGTTTCACAAAAGGGTTTCTCCCAGACCtcataaaaatcaaatcttcGAAGCCCAGAACCCATAATTCAAGAATCTTCAAGATTAGAGCTGATGTTGATTACAAGCCTCAAACTCTTGATTCTGACGCTCTGAAAGGTAATTCTGACACTGACCAACTTCATAAGTTTCTTAAACGTGATTATAAATGGGGGTTCAGTGAGGAAATTGATTCTTTTTCGATTCCGAAAGGGTTGTCGGAGGAAACAATTAGATTAATTTCTTCTAGGAAGAATGAACCTGATTGGATGCTTGAGTTTAGATTGAAGTCTTATCAGAAGTTTTGTAAGATGACTGAACCTAGTTGGTCTGATAATACTTACCCCAAAATTGATTTTCAAGATTTGTGTTATTATTCTGAGCCTAAAAAGAAACCAACTTTGAATAGTCTTGATGAGGCTGATCCTGAGCTTGTTAAGTATTTTGAGAAATTGGGTGTTCCGTTAAACGAACAAAATAGGTTGGCTAATGTTGCTGTTGATGCTGTGCTTGATAGTGTTTCGATTGCTACCACGCATAGGAAGACACTAGAGAAAGCTGGGGTTATATTTTGTTCGATATCCGAGGCTATCAAGGAATATCCTGATTTAGTTAGGAAGTATTTGGGGAAAGTTGTTCCGCCTGAGGATAATTTTTATGCTGCTTTAAATTCGGCTGTGTTTAGTGATGGGTCTTTCGTGTATATTCCTAAGGGCGTTAGGTCTCCTATGCAAATCTCTACTTATTTTCGAATAAATGCGATGGAAACTGGTCAATTCGAGAGGACTCTTATAGTAGCTGAGGATAGAGGTTTCGTGGAGTATTTGGAGGGGTGTACTGCACCTTCGTATGACACTAACCAGCTTCATGCTGCTGTAGTCGAATTGTATTGTCACGAAGATGCAGAGATTAAGTACTCCACCGTGCAAAATTGGTATGCTGGTGACGAGGATGGGAAAGGTGGAATCTTTAACTTTGTCACGAAACGAGGTATCTGTGCTGGGAATGGATCAAAGATATCTTGGACCCAAGTTGAGACTGGGTCTGCTATCACTTGGAAGTACCCAAGTGTTGTATTAGAGGGTGATAATTCGGTGGGTGAGTTCTATTCAGTGGCATTGACTAATAATTATCAGCAGGCTGATACGGGGACAAAGATGATACATAAGGGAAAGAACACAAGGAGTAGAATCATATCAAAGGGAATTTCTGCTGGACATTCTAGAAACTGTTACAGGGGTCTTGTTCAGGTCCAGTCCAAGGCGGATAATGCTCGAAACTCTTCACAGTGTGATTCAATGCTTATTGGTAATAATGCAGCTGCCAACACCTATCCTTACATCCAG GGGAAGAACCCTACAGCTCGAATTGAACACGAAGCCAGCACCTCCAAGATCGGTGAAGATCAGCTATTTTATTTCCAGCAGAGGGGAATCGACTATGAGAAAGCCATGGCAGCTATGATATCTGGCTTTTGTAAAGATGTATTTAATGAGCTCCCTGATGAGTTTGGTGCTGAAGTGAACCAACTCATGAGCTTAAAGCTTGAAGGATCTGTTGGTTAG